A genome region from Geobacter pickeringii includes the following:
- a CDS encoding hydrogenase small subunit, with protein sequence MSKSSDEREAVPRPSAGAGSWEERGITRRDFMKFCTAMSAALALPVSLVPRIAEALEADGRPSVIWLEFQSCTGDTEALLRAANPTVGEIVLDVLSVDYAETIMAAAGHQAEEARLKTLKERSGKYIAIVEGAIPMKDNGVYCCVGGRSAVDIAREVCGGAMATITVGTCASYGGIPAAAPNPTGAVGVKDAVPGATVINLPGCPVNTDNLVATVVHLLTFGKPPATDGKGRPLFAYGKKIHDNCERRPHFDAGQYVEQWGDQGHRKGYCLYKMGCKGPETFHNCPTQRYNEKTSWPVGSGHGCAGCSEPHFWDTMTPFYRRLPHVPGFGIETTADKIGLGVAAATAAAFGVHGVVSALRKGDESDAGKEG encoded by the coding sequence ATGTCGAAGAGCAGTGACGAACGGGAAGCGGTGCCACGTCCCTCCGCCGGGGCTGGTTCCTGGGAAGAGCGGGGGATCACCCGGCGCGACTTCATGAAGTTCTGCACCGCCATGTCGGCGGCCCTGGCGCTGCCGGTGTCGCTGGTGCCGCGGATCGCCGAGGCCTTGGAGGCCGACGGCCGCCCCTCGGTGATCTGGCTGGAGTTCCAGAGCTGCACCGGCGATACCGAGGCGCTGCTGCGGGCCGCCAACCCCACGGTGGGGGAGATCGTCCTCGACGTCCTCTCCGTGGACTACGCCGAGACCATCATGGCCGCCGCCGGCCACCAGGCCGAGGAGGCACGGCTCAAGACCCTCAAGGAGCGGAGCGGCAAGTACATCGCCATCGTCGAGGGGGCGATCCCGATGAAGGACAACGGGGTCTACTGCTGCGTCGGCGGCCGGTCCGCCGTCGACATCGCCCGGGAGGTCTGCGGCGGCGCCATGGCCACCATCACCGTCGGCACCTGCGCCTCCTACGGCGGCATCCCGGCCGCCGCCCCCAACCCCACCGGCGCCGTGGGGGTGAAGGACGCGGTCCCCGGGGCCACGGTCATCAACCTCCCGGGGTGCCCGGTCAACACCGACAACCTGGTGGCCACGGTGGTCCACCTCCTCACCTTCGGCAAGCCGCCGGCCACCGACGGCAAGGGGCGCCCCCTCTTCGCCTACGGCAAGAAGATCCATGACAACTGCGAGCGCCGCCCCCACTTCGATGCCGGCCAGTACGTGGAGCAGTGGGGGGACCAGGGGCACCGGAAAGGGTACTGCCTCTACAAGATGGGGTGCAAGGGGCCCGAGACCTTCCACAACTGCCCGACCCAGCGCTACAACGAGAAGACAAGCTGGCCGGTGGGGTCCGGCCACGGCTGTGCCGGCTGTTCCGAGCCCCACTTCTGGGACACCATGACCCCCTTCTATCGGCGACTCCCCCACGTTCCCGGATTCGGTATCGAGACCACGGCCGACAAGATCGGCCTCGGCGTCGCTGCCGCCACGGCGGCGGCCTTCGGCGTCCACGGGGTGGTGAGCGCGCTGCGCAAGGGAGACGAATCCGACGCGGGGAAGGAGGGGTAG
- a CDS encoding 4Fe-4S binding protein, with protein sequence MSKRYVQPLRIATQWAFLFFQIYLGVRLFLFVRHFRSGGAVPFVPRGEGVEGFLPIAGLLGVRDWFQSGSINPVHPASVLLFVTVVAVSLLLKRSFCSWVCPVGTLSELLWKRGFVLFRRNVRPPRWLDGALRGIKYLLLLFFLYFILWSMAPEAVSDFILSDYNKIVDVRLLDFFLHLSGIPLVVILVLLVLSLPVRNPFCRYLCPYGALLGLVSMLSPVKVTREGKACVACGVCTQVCPAYIPVMAKERVHSEECIGCWRCVSHCRAMGALDMKFPGRKLVVNAILFAALVVLFFVGASLVGRATGHWKSQIPYAEYMRLLGP encoded by the coding sequence GTGAGCAAGCGTTATGTACAGCCCCTCCGGATCGCCACCCAGTGGGCCTTTCTCTTTTTCCAGATCTACCTCGGCGTCCGGCTGTTTCTCTTCGTGCGCCACTTCCGCTCCGGCGGGGCCGTCCCCTTCGTGCCGCGGGGCGAGGGGGTGGAGGGGTTTCTCCCCATTGCCGGGCTCCTCGGGGTGAGGGACTGGTTTCAGAGCGGCTCCATCAACCCGGTCCATCCGGCGTCGGTGCTCCTCTTCGTGACGGTGGTGGCGGTTTCGCTTCTTCTCAAACGCTCCTTCTGCTCCTGGGTCTGCCCGGTGGGAACCCTGTCGGAACTGCTCTGGAAGCGGGGCTTTGTCCTCTTCAGGCGCAACGTCCGTCCCCCGCGCTGGCTTGACGGGGCGCTGCGGGGGATCAAGTATCTCCTTCTCCTCTTTTTCCTCTATTTCATCCTCTGGAGCATGGCGCCGGAGGCGGTATCTGACTTCATCCTCTCCGACTACAACAAGATCGTCGACGTGCGGCTCCTCGACTTCTTCCTCCATCTCTCGGGGATTCCCCTTGTGGTGATCCTCGTCCTCCTTGTCCTGTCGCTTCCGGTGCGAAACCCCTTCTGCCGCTACCTCTGCCCCTACGGGGCGCTCCTGGGGCTCGTCTCGATGCTTTCTCCGGTGAAGGTGACGCGGGAGGGGAAGGCGTGCGTTGCCTGCGGCGTCTGCACCCAGGTCTGCCCCGCCTACATCCCGGTCATGGCCAAGGAGCGGGTCCATTCCGAGGAGTGCATCGGCTGCTGGCGCTGCGTCAGCCACTGCCGGGCCATGGGAGCCCTGGACATGAAGTTTCCGGGGCGAAAGCTCGTGGTGAACGCCATCCTTTTCGCCGCGCTGGTGGTGCTCTTCTTCGTGGGGGCGTCCCTGGTCGGGCGTGCCACGGGACACTGGAAATCGCAGATACCCTATGCCGAGTACATGCGGCTTCTGGGGCCGTAA
- the priA gene encoding replication restart helicase PriA, whose translation MKDSHSNIIEVAVPLPLDTTFHYRVPPELRGAAAPGRRVLVPFGRRTVTGYILGFGTDEGRELRTIVDLLDEAPLFTLRELELYRWAASYYLHPLGEVIKAALPAGINIQSRRGSTGHSGGELTGGRSVRTETVYRAAAGAMERPAPRGKGAQLLAHLRQAGETTTATLRELFGDCASPLRRLRELDLVESEAREVYRDPFREEAVEPDSPLPLNAGQAAALGQIASALDAGRFAPFLLLGVTGSGKTEVYLQAIARVVAQGQTALVLVPEIALTPQLVNRFRRRFQCGIAVLHSGLSDGERYDEWRRIRRGEATIVIGARSAIFAPLERLGMIVVDEEHESSYKQGEGFRYNARDLALVRGKIAGASVILGTATPQVTTWHAAASGKLTLLELPERVNGMPLPPAELLDARGQRGETLLSPLAAAVADNLDRSGQTLLFLNRRGFATWLTCEECGHVLRCPNCAVTLTYHQRKNRHICHYCDYAIPAPSVCPGCGSGQVTLLGLGTEQVEMRMRERFPEARVERMDRDTTAGKGGHARILRRVAERKTDILIGTQMVAKGHDFPGITLVGILSVESSLNIPDYRSGERTFQLVTQLIGRAGRGENPGRVLIQTLTPEHYALTHAVAGDIEGFYATELAFRRDAGYPPFTYLAVFYLTGTSPSATEAESDRLAAHLRDLRAEQGGRIEILGPVAAPLAKLRGRFRWQILLKAPNRSALHRLLLRNQRTYAPSSGIRLHVDVDPVDLM comes from the coding sequence ATGAAGGACTCCCATTCGAACATCATCGAAGTCGCCGTCCCGCTCCCCCTCGACACCACCTTCCACTACCGGGTCCCGCCGGAACTCCGTGGCGCAGCGGCCCCCGGCAGGCGGGTGCTGGTCCCCTTCGGCAGGCGCACCGTCACCGGCTATATCCTCGGCTTCGGCACGGACGAAGGGCGCGAACTGCGGACGATCGTCGATCTTCTCGACGAAGCCCCCCTCTTCACCCTCCGGGAGCTGGAGCTCTACCGCTGGGCCGCCTCCTATTACCTGCACCCCCTCGGCGAGGTGATCAAGGCGGCTCTCCCCGCCGGCATCAATATCCAGAGCCGCCGGGGGAGCACCGGCCACTCCGGCGGGGAACTGACCGGTGGCCGGTCGGTACGGACGGAGACCGTCTACCGGGCCGCGGCCGGAGCTATGGAGCGCCCCGCTCCGCGGGGGAAGGGAGCGCAGCTTCTGGCCCACCTTCGCCAGGCGGGGGAGACGACCACCGCGACACTGCGGGAGCTCTTCGGCGACTGCGCCTCCCCGCTCCGCCGGCTGCGGGAGCTCGACCTCGTGGAGAGCGAGGCGCGGGAGGTGTACCGGGACCCGTTTCGCGAAGAGGCGGTCGAACCCGATTCCCCCCTCCCCCTCAACGCGGGGCAGGCGGCCGCCCTGGGACAGATCGCCTCCGCCCTCGATGCCGGCCGGTTCGCGCCGTTTCTCCTCCTGGGCGTCACCGGAAGCGGCAAGACAGAGGTCTACCTCCAGGCCATCGCCCGGGTTGTGGCGCAGGGGCAAACCGCCCTCGTCCTCGTCCCGGAGATCGCCCTCACCCCCCAGCTCGTCAACCGGTTCCGTCGTCGCTTCCAGTGCGGCATTGCAGTCCTGCACAGCGGCCTCTCCGACGGCGAGCGCTACGACGAGTGGCGCCGGATCCGGCGGGGCGAGGCAACCATCGTCATCGGCGCCCGCTCCGCCATCTTCGCCCCCCTGGAGCGGCTCGGCATGATCGTGGTGGACGAAGAGCACGAGTCATCCTACAAGCAGGGTGAGGGGTTCCGCTACAATGCCCGGGACCTGGCCCTTGTTCGGGGGAAGATCGCCGGGGCATCGGTCATCCTCGGCACCGCTACCCCCCAGGTAACCACGTGGCATGCCGCAGCCAGCGGCAAACTCACCCTCCTCGAGCTCCCCGAGCGGGTGAACGGCATGCCGCTTCCGCCGGCAGAGCTCCTCGATGCCCGGGGCCAGCGGGGCGAAACGCTCCTCTCCCCCCTCGCCGCAGCGGTTGCCGACAACCTCGACCGCAGCGGCCAGACCCTCCTCTTCCTCAACCGCCGAGGCTTTGCCACCTGGCTCACCTGCGAGGAGTGCGGCCACGTGCTCCGCTGCCCCAACTGCGCCGTCACCCTTACCTACCACCAGCGCAAGAACCGCCACATCTGCCATTACTGCGACTACGCCATTCCGGCCCCGTCGGTCTGCCCCGGCTGCGGCAGCGGGCAGGTAACGCTTCTCGGCCTCGGAACCGAACAGGTGGAGATGCGGATGCGGGAACGCTTCCCGGAGGCACGCGTCGAGCGGATGGATCGGGACACCACGGCGGGGAAGGGGGGACATGCCCGCATCCTCAGGAGGGTGGCCGAGCGGAAGACCGACATCCTGATCGGCACCCAGATGGTCGCCAAGGGGCACGATTTCCCCGGCATCACCCTGGTTGGAATCCTCTCGGTGGAGTCGAGCCTCAACATCCCTGACTACCGGAGCGGCGAGCGGACCTTTCAACTGGTGACTCAACTCATCGGCCGGGCCGGTCGGGGGGAGAACCCCGGCCGGGTCCTCATCCAGACCCTGACGCCCGAACACTATGCCCTCACCCACGCCGTTGCCGGCGACATCGAAGGGTTCTACGCCACCGAGCTCGCGTTCCGTCGCGATGCCGGCTACCCCCCTTTCACCTACCTTGCAGTCTTTTACCTAACAGGGACCTCCCCTTCCGCCACCGAAGCAGAGTCGGACCGTCTGGCAGCGCATCTCCGCGACCTGCGGGCCGAACAGGGGGGACGGATCGAGATCCTCGGCCCGGTGGCCGCCCCCCTGGCCAAACTCCGGGGACGCTTCCGGTGGCAGATCCTTCTCAAGGCCCCCAATCGGTCCGCGCTGCATCGGCTCCTTCTTCGCAATCAGCGGACCTACGCACCGTCATCCGGCATCCGTCTCCATGTCGACGTCGATCCGGTCGATCTGATGTGA
- a CDS encoding FprA family A-type flavoprotein — protein sequence MNDIIEIKPGLWWIGSRDPELRTFDDLFPTEQGTTYNAYLIKGSEKTAIIDTVKGERSAEFLAKVKELVDPATVDYYVVNHTEPDHSGSLAEMLRHSPRATVVSSQAAKTFLGNLIHTPFASHVVKDGEVIDLGGKRLRFLIAPFLHWPDTMFSLLEDDGVLFTCDAFGAHYCGDGIFNDELPDYRPDMEFYFDCIMRPFKDKALAAIDKIRAERIEILCPSHGPVIRTDPWKYVGYYEEWCRPAPAARKIVIFYLSPHGNTERMAAAVAKGAALPGIEVVSRHISHLTPGEIRDLMEEGDALIFGIPTINRDVPKPMWDVLAYLSTVKLKGNIAGVFGSYGWSGEACRIAEERLKGLNFKLPAPFLRFPFTPRPEALGQLEGFGRAIAEEILRKP from the coding sequence ATGAACGACATCATCGAGATAAAGCCGGGACTCTGGTGGATTGGCTCCCGGGATCCGGAGCTGCGCACCTTCGACGATCTCTTCCCCACCGAGCAGGGGACCACTTACAATGCGTACCTGATCAAGGGGAGCGAGAAGACCGCCATCATCGACACGGTGAAGGGGGAGCGCTCGGCGGAGTTCCTCGCCAAGGTGAAGGAGCTCGTCGACCCGGCCACCGTCGACTACTACGTCGTCAACCACACGGAACCGGATCACTCCGGCTCCCTGGCGGAGATGCTCCGGCACTCCCCCCGTGCGACCGTCGTCTCCAGCCAGGCAGCCAAAACCTTCCTCGGCAACCTGATCCACACCCCCTTCGCCTCCCACGTGGTGAAGGACGGTGAGGTGATCGACCTGGGGGGGAAGCGCCTGCGCTTCCTCATCGCCCCCTTTCTCCACTGGCCCGACACCATGTTCTCGCTCCTGGAGGATGACGGCGTCCTCTTCACCTGCGACGCCTTCGGCGCCCACTACTGCGGCGACGGGATCTTCAACGACGAGCTCCCCGACTACCGCCCGGACATGGAGTTCTACTTCGACTGCATCATGCGCCCCTTCAAGGACAAGGCGCTGGCGGCCATCGACAAGATCCGCGCCGAACGGATCGAGATCCTCTGCCCGAGCCACGGCCCGGTGATCCGCACCGATCCGTGGAAATACGTCGGCTACTACGAGGAGTGGTGCCGCCCCGCTCCCGCCGCCAGAAAGATCGTCATCTTCTACCTCTCTCCCCACGGCAACACCGAGCGGATGGCGGCCGCCGTGGCAAAGGGTGCCGCACTCCCCGGCATCGAGGTGGTGAGCCGCCACATATCCCACCTCACTCCGGGCGAGATCCGCGATCTGATGGAGGAGGGGGACGCCCTCATCTTCGGGATCCCGACCATCAACCGCGATGTCCCCAAACCGATGTGGGACGTCCTGGCCTACCTCTCCACGGTGAAGCTGAAGGGGAACATCGCCGGCGTCTTCGGCAGCTACGGCTGGAGCGGCGAGGCGTGCCGGATCGCGGAGGAGCGGCTCAAGGGGCTCAACTTCAAGCTGCCGGCTCCGTTTCTGCGTTTTCCGTTCACGCCGCGCCCCGAGGCGCTGGGGCAACTCGAAGGCTTCGGCCGAGCCATCGCCGAAGAAATACTCCGGAAACCATGA
- a CDS encoding lactate utilization protein, translating to MSLTTELVDWTYEQKCRTAVAALEKNGFTALYCPGGKEASDYIVAEAAEAQSVGFGGSMSVVDLQVIDRLGEMGKELLIHGQPGLSLEERVAIMRRQLTCDLFLSGTNALTLGGWLVNIDATGNRVGSMFFGPKKVIVVAGRNKLVDGGVEEAITRIKEWASPPNARRLSYKTPCGTTGFCSDCNSPDRICRITTVIDRKPRLTDLRVLVVNEDLGL from the coding sequence ATGTCCCTCACAACCGAACTCGTCGACTGGACCTACGAACAGAAGTGCCGCACGGCCGTTGCAGCCCTGGAGAAGAACGGCTTCACCGCCCTCTACTGCCCCGGCGGGAAAGAGGCGTCCGACTACATCGTCGCCGAGGCGGCCGAGGCGCAGAGCGTCGGTTTCGGCGGCTCCATGTCGGTGGTGGACCTGCAGGTCATCGACCGGCTGGGGGAGATGGGGAAGGAGCTCCTCATTCACGGCCAGCCGGGGCTCTCACTTGAGGAGCGGGTGGCCATCATGCGGCGCCAGCTCACCTGCGACCTCTTCCTCTCCGGCACCAACGCCCTGACCCTCGGCGGCTGGCTGGTCAACATCGATGCCACGGGGAACCGGGTCGGCTCCATGTTCTTCGGGCCGAAGAAGGTGATCGTCGTGGCGGGGCGCAACAAGCTGGTGGACGGCGGCGTGGAGGAGGCGATCACCCGGATCAAGGAGTGGGCCTCCCCCCCCAACGCCCGGCGGCTTTCCTACAAGACCCCCTGTGGCACCACCGGCTTCTGTTCCGACTGCAACTCCCCCGACCGGATCTGCCGCATCACCACCGTCATCGACCGCAAGCCGCGCCTCACCGACCTGCGGGTGCTCGTGGTGAACGAGGACCTGGGGCTGTAA
- a CDS encoding ComF family protein has protein sequence MLLRGLLDVLFPPLCHVCRKPVPEAGELHLCPDCRGAMTPVASPCCPVCGIPFGTEGGIDHPCGDCLTAPPPFDAARGALVFAGPVQELIHRFKYGHKVHLRRPLALLAVEHLTPFVRGVAPDLIVPVPLHRVRLRERGFNQAILIGEVMARHWGAPLLRDTLRRVRPTAPQVALSAPQRRENVRGAFSVAVPERVEGRRVLLVDDVCTTGSTLAECARVLRRAGVASVAAVTVARAP, from the coding sequence GTGTTGCTCCGGGGGCTCCTGGACGTCCTCTTTCCCCCTCTCTGCCACGTCTGCCGGAAGCCGGTGCCGGAGGCGGGGGAGCTGCATCTTTGCCCCGACTGTCGGGGGGCGATGACCCCGGTCGCCTCCCCCTGCTGCCCGGTCTGCGGGATCCCCTTCGGGACGGAAGGGGGGATCGATCACCCGTGCGGCGACTGCCTCACCGCTCCTCCCCCCTTTGACGCGGCCCGGGGGGCGCTCGTTTTTGCCGGTCCTGTCCAGGAGCTCATCCACCGGTTCAAGTACGGCCACAAGGTCCACCTCCGCCGCCCCCTCGCTCTCCTGGCGGTCGAGCATCTCACCCCCTTTGTCCGTGGCGTTGCCCCCGACCTCATCGTTCCCGTGCCGCTCCACCGTGTCCGGCTCCGGGAGCGGGGATTCAACCAGGCGATCCTCATCGGTGAGGTCATGGCGCGGCACTGGGGAGCGCCGCTTCTGCGCGACACCCTGCGCCGCGTCCGGCCTACCGCCCCCCAGGTGGCGCTCAGCGCACCACAGCGGCGGGAGAATGTACGGGGGGCGTTTTCGGTTGCCGTCCCCGAGCGGGTCGAGGGGCGTCGGGTGCTCCTCGTGGATGACGTCTGCACCACCGGGAGCACCCTGGCCGAGTGCGCCCGGGTGCTGCGCCGTGCCGGCGTGGCGTCGGTGGCGGCCGTCACGGTCGCCCGCGCTCCGTAA
- the ttcA gene encoding tRNA 2-thiocytidine(32) synthetase TtcA, which yields MEFVDEKLYKRIKNAVGRAVADFGLIEEGDRVAVAVSGGKDSYTLLHILEELRRRAPVKYELMALTIDSGYPGFRSDVIAAHLREHGFAHHVESTTHYDIIREKRRPGSSYCSICARLKRGALYTLAQRFGCNKLALGHHLDDFVETLLLNQFYVGSLKAMAPRMLADNGETTVIRPLVYVEEREIIPFARGNRFPVVCCCCPVCGKADLQRKRMKELLKELEKENPAVKRSLLRALANVQPRHLLDRELQRTCAIP from the coding sequence GTGGAGTTTGTTGACGAAAAGCTGTACAAAAGGATCAAAAACGCGGTGGGGAGGGCCGTCGCCGACTTCGGCCTCATCGAGGAGGGGGACCGGGTTGCCGTGGCGGTCTCCGGGGGGAAGGATTCCTACACCCTCCTCCACATCCTGGAGGAGCTCCGGCGGCGGGCACCGGTGAAGTATGAGCTGATGGCGCTCACCATCGATTCGGGCTACCCCGGCTTCCGCAGCGACGTCATCGCCGCCCATCTGCGGGAGCACGGCTTCGCCCACCACGTGGAGAGCACCACCCACTACGACATCATCAGGGAGAAGCGCCGCCCCGGCTCCTCCTACTGCTCCATCTGTGCCCGGCTCAAGCGCGGCGCCCTCTACACCCTGGCCCAGAGGTTCGGCTGCAACAAGCTGGCGCTCGGGCACCATCTGGACGATTTCGTGGAGACGCTGCTGCTCAACCAGTTCTACGTCGGCTCCCTCAAGGCGATGGCACCGCGGATGCTGGCCGACAACGGCGAGACGACGGTGATCCGTCCCCTGGTCTACGTGGAGGAGCGGGAGATCATCCCCTTCGCCCGGGGAAACCGCTTCCCGGTCGTCTGCTGCTGCTGCCCGGTCTGCGGCAAGGCGGACCTGCAGCGCAAGCGGATGAAAGAGCTCCTGAAGGAGCTGGAGAAGGAGAACCCCGCCGTCAAGCGGAGCCTCCTGCGGGCACTGGCCAACGTGCAGCCGCGGCACCTCCTCGACCGGGAACTGCAGCGGACCTGCGCGATCCCCTGA
- the def gene encoding peptide deformylase, producing MIRTILTYPDPILKKKSAPVPVINDKIRELVRDMAETMYDAQGVGLAAPQVGVNQRVIVIDVSQKDEKPELIVCINPLIVHSEGESFEEEGCLSIPKYAANVHRHEEVVVKALNLEGEEVTYRGAGLLAIAFQHEIDHLDGVLFVDHLSPLKREMFRKKFRRTAEEG from the coding sequence ATGATACGTACAATCCTCACCTATCCCGATCCGATCCTCAAGAAGAAGTCGGCGCCGGTTCCGGTCATCAACGACAAGATTCGGGAACTCGTCCGAGACATGGCCGAGACCATGTATGACGCCCAGGGAGTTGGCCTTGCCGCCCCCCAGGTGGGTGTCAATCAGAGGGTTATCGTCATCGACGTTTCCCAGAAGGACGAGAAGCCCGAGCTGATTGTCTGCATTAATCCGCTGATCGTCCATTCCGAGGGGGAATCGTTCGAGGAGGAGGGGTGCCTCTCCATCCCCAAGTACGCCGCCAATGTCCACCGCCATGAAGAGGTCGTGGTCAAGGCCCTGAACCTTGAGGGAGAAGAGGTCACCTACCGGGGGGCGGGGCTTCTGGCCATCGCGTTCCAACACGAGATCGACCATTTGGACGGAGTCCTCTTTGTCGACCACCTCTCTCCCCTCAAACGCGAGATGTTCCGGAAAAAATTCCGCCGTACCGCAGAGGAGGGTTAA
- a CDS encoding nickel-dependent hydrogenase large subunit produces the protein MARIVVDPITRIEGHLRIQAEVNGGHITDAWSSSTMFRGIEKILKGRDPRDAWYFTQRLCGVCTTVHSIASIRAVENALNIHVPMNAELIRNLIIGIQVVQDHVIHFYHLHALDWVDVVSALKADPARTAVLAASLSDWPLNSPTYFKGVQDKVAAFVKKGRLGPFGNAYWGHPAYKLPPEANLMATAHYLEALDWQREVIKIHAILGSKNPHPQTFLVGGMAIPVDPNSQNALNADKIAEVGQLLKKAKEFVEKVYIPDLLAVASFYKEWAGIGGGVGNYLSYGEYPLDNSGKPEKLWFPQGIILGKDLSRVYPIDQKKITESVAHSWYEGGDAGVHPWDGQTEAKYTGPKPPYDMIDTDQKYSWVKSPRYDGKPMETGPLATILVAYAAGHKGAKGAVDLVLGKLGVGPEALFSTLGRTAARGIETLLVAQELPKWLDMLVANVAGGDLAIHNGEKWDPATWPREAQGYGWHNAPRGALGHWIRIRDQKIENYQAVVPSTWNASPRDEKGQRGPYEAALVGTPMADPNKPLEILRTIHSFDPCLACAVHVVDPDGGELVNVKVL, from the coding sequence ATGGCCAGAATCGTCGTTGATCCGATTACGAGAATAGAGGGGCACCTCCGGATCCAGGCTGAGGTGAACGGGGGGCATATCACCGACGCCTGGAGCTCCAGCACCATGTTCCGGGGGATCGAGAAGATCCTGAAGGGGCGCGATCCGCGGGACGCCTGGTACTTCACCCAGCGCCTCTGCGGCGTCTGCACCACGGTCCACTCCATCGCCTCCATCCGGGCAGTGGAGAACGCCCTGAACATCCACGTCCCGATGAACGCGGAGCTGATCCGCAACCTCATCATCGGCATCCAGGTGGTGCAGGACCATGTGATCCACTTCTACCACCTCCACGCCCTCGACTGGGTGGACGTGGTCTCGGCGCTGAAGGCCGACCCGGCCAGGACCGCCGTCCTGGCGGCGTCCCTCTCCGACTGGCCCCTCAACTCCCCCACCTACTTCAAGGGGGTGCAGGACAAGGTGGCGGCCTTCGTGAAGAAAGGGCGGCTCGGTCCCTTCGGCAACGCCTACTGGGGGCACCCGGCCTACAAGCTTCCCCCCGAGGCGAACCTGATGGCTACGGCCCATTATCTGGAGGCTCTGGACTGGCAGCGGGAGGTCATCAAGATCCACGCCATCCTCGGCTCCAAGAACCCCCATCCCCAGACCTTCCTGGTGGGGGGGATGGCGATCCCGGTGGACCCCAACTCCCAGAACGCCCTCAACGCCGACAAGATCGCCGAGGTCGGCCAGCTGCTGAAGAAGGCGAAGGAGTTCGTGGAGAAGGTCTACATCCCCGACCTCCTGGCGGTGGCCTCCTTCTACAAGGAGTGGGCCGGCATCGGCGGCGGGGTGGGGAACTACCTGAGCTACGGCGAGTACCCGCTGGACAACAGCGGCAAGCCGGAAAAGCTCTGGTTCCCCCAGGGGATCATCCTGGGCAAGGATCTCTCCCGGGTCTACCCCATCGACCAGAAGAAGATCACCGAGAGCGTGGCCCACTCCTGGTACGAGGGGGGGGACGCCGGGGTCCATCCGTGGGACGGGCAGACCGAGGCAAAGTACACCGGGCCGAAGCCCCCCTACGACATGATCGACACTGACCAGAAGTACTCGTGGGTCAAGTCGCCGCGCTACGACGGCAAGCCGATGGAGACCGGTCCCCTGGCCACCATCCTCGTGGCCTACGCCGCGGGGCACAAGGGGGCCAAGGGGGCGGTGGACCTGGTGCTCGGCAAGCTCGGGGTCGGTCCCGAGGCGCTCTTCTCGACGCTGGGGCGGACGGCGGCCCGGGGGATCGAGACCCTGCTGGTGGCCCAGGAGCTTCCCAAGTGGCTCGACATGCTGGTGGCCAACGTGGCCGGCGGCGACCTGGCGATCCACAATGGCGAGAAGTGGGATCCCGCCACCTGGCCCCGGGAGGCCCAGGGATACGGCTGGCACAACGCTCCCCGGGGAGCGCTGGGACACTGGATCAGGATCAGGGACCAGAAGATCGAGAACTACCAGGCGGTGGTTCCCTCCACCTGGAACGCCTCCCCCCGGGACGAGAAGGGGCAGCGGGGTCCCTACGAGGCGGCGCTGGTCGGCACCCCCATGGCCGACCCGAACAAGCCCCTGGAGATCCTCCGGACCATCCACTCCTTCGATCCGTGCCTCGCCTGCGCCGTCCACGTGGTCGACCCCGACGGCGGCGAGCTGGTGAACGTCAAGGTCCTGTAA